A window from Candidatus Poribacteria bacterium encodes these proteins:
- a CDS encoding radical SAM protein: MPKRTVSICPECRRLLPALVFEEDGKVMMEKECPEHGKFKDVVWSDVEFYLNVKNWFFGDGRGFSNPQVTSPGACPLSCGICSLHTSNTALANIDLTNRCNLRCPICFANAAVTGYLYEPSYEQVVEMMRMLRERRPVPVACVQFSGGEPTIHPDFLRILETARDMGFSAVQVATNGIKLADLEFAQKSREAGLHSLYLQFDGLDDDVYIKTRGRRLLETKLKVIENARKTGMKVVLVPTVVNTINDDKLGEMVRFAIENVDVISGVSFQPVAFTGRIDREERAKLRFTLPDLAKRIEEQTGFIKAKDWVPLCAVTPISRVMAAIAGHEVTMYSCHPICSLATYLFVDDEGNAVQVSDFIDLKGLLTEMDHLADKIANSRFNFKLLSGVRALNVLRKYFKKEKAPKGLTFRKFLATIDELTSNKYDRNPNEVGKHSYKSIMIGGMHFMDAYNYDVERVRRCVIHYAAPDGKMYPFCAYNSGPVFREVIERKFSVPYRGE, from the coding sequence CTGCCCAAGCGCACCGTGTCAATATGTCCCGAATGCAGGAGGCTGTTGCCCGCCCTAGTGTTCGAGGAGGACGGAAAGGTGATGATGGAGAAGGAATGCCCTGAACACGGGAAGTTCAAGGACGTGGTTTGGTCCGACGTCGAGTTCTACCTCAATGTGAAGAATTGGTTCTTCGGGGATGGAAGGGGGTTTTCCAACCCTCAGGTGACGAGTCCGGGGGCGTGTCCTTTAAGCTGCGGGATATGCAGCCTTCACACCAGCAACACCGCTTTAGCCAACATCGATCTGACGAATAGGTGCAATCTCAGATGTCCCATCTGCTTCGCCAACGCCGCCGTTACAGGGTATTTGTATGAGCCCTCCTATGAGCAAGTCGTCGAGATGATGAGGATGCTTAGGGAGAGAAGGCCAGTTCCCGTGGCATGTGTTCAGTTTTCAGGGGGCGAGCCGACGATACATCCCGATTTCCTCAGAATACTGGAGACGGCCAGGGATATGGGCTTTTCGGCCGTCCAGGTAGCCACAAATGGGATAAAGCTGGCCGATCTGGAATTCGCTCAGAAATCGAGAGAGGCCGGGCTGCACTCCCTGTATCTGCAGTTCGACGGCCTCGACGATGACGTGTATATCAAAACGAGAGGGAGGAGATTACTAGAGACTAAGCTAAAGGTTATCGAAAACGCCCGTAAAACGGGCATGAAGGTGGTTCTGGTTCCAACGGTCGTTAACACCATCAACGACGACAAGCTCGGCGAGATGGTCCGATTCGCCATTGAAAACGTCGATGTCATAAGTGGCGTAAGCTTCCAGCCGGTTGCATTCACAGGTAGAATAGATAGGGAGGAGCGGGCTAAGCTCCGCTTCACGTTACCAGATTTGGCCAAGAGGATAGAGGAACAGACAGGGTTCATTAAGGCGAAGGATTGGGTTCCGCTTTGTGCTGTGACACCGATTTCCAGGGTTATGGCCGCTATAGCCGGCCATGAGGTGACGATGTACTCATGCCACCCGATCTGTTCGCTAGCGACGTATCTCTTCGTGGATGATGAAGGCAACGCCGTTCAGGTGAGCGATTTCATCGACCTTAAAGGGCTATTGACGGAGATGGACCACCTCGCGGATAAGATCGCAAACTCCAGGTTCAACTTCAAGCTGCTCTCAGGTGTTCGGGCGCTGAATGTGCTGCGTAAATACTTTAAGAAGGAGAAAGCCCCCAAAGGGCTCACCTTTAGAAAATTCCTCGCCACGATAGACGAGCTGACCAGCAACAAATACGATCGGAACCCGAACGAGGTCGGCAAACACAGCTACAAAAGCATTATGATCGGCGGCATGCATTTCATGGACGCCTATAACTACGACGTCGAAAGGGTCAGAAGATGTGTCATCCACTATGCCGCTCCGGACGGAAAGATGTACCCCTTCTGCGCCTATAACTCCGGACCTGTATTTCGCGAGGTGATAGAGAGGAAGTTCTCTGTTCCATATAGGGGTGAATGA
- a CDS encoding LOG family protein: MVRKGVITLFGGSAVEEGGNEWEKAYQIGRLIAMAGFTLCNGGFGGTMEASSRGAKEAGGKTIGVITSFLDAERPNPWVDEVIYVGTYLERIRRLIELGDGFIILRGSVGTFSEFFLLWCLEYIGKIPRKPIVLMGEAWRKVIQAIEGQMQLTPSHLDLLSFADSPQEAVRIITEGLKGKSK; this comes from the coding sequence ATGGTTAGGAAGGGCGTGATAACACTTTTCGGTGGATCGGCGGTTGAGGAGGGGGGAAATGAATGGGAAAAGGCATATCAGATAGGCCGTTTGATCGCAATGGCGGGGTTCACGCTGTGTAACGGGGGTTTCGGGGGGACGATGGAAGCCTCAAGCAGAGGGGCAAAAGAGGCGGGTGGTAAGACGATAGGGGTGATAACCTCCTTCCTGGATGCTGAAAGGCCGAACCCATGGGTTGATGAGGTGATCTACGTCGGAACGTACCTGGAGCGCATCCGGAGGCTGATAGAGCTCGGCGATGGCTTCATAATTTTGAGGGGAAGCGTGGGGACGTTCTCCGAGTTCTTCCTGCTCTGGTGCCTAGAGTATATCGGCAAGATCCCACGCAAACCGATCGTCCTTATGGGTGAAGCGTGGCGAAAGGTGATACAGGCGATCGAAGGACAGATGCAGCTTACACCTTCACATCTCGACCTGCTTAGCTTCGCCGATTCCCCACAGGAGGCGGTCAGGATTATCACCGAAGGTCTCAAGGGGAAATCGAAATGA
- the rtcA gene encoding RNA 3'-phosphate cyclase: MITIDGSFGEGGGQILRTALALSSLLGVGIRIEKIRAKRRNPGLAPQHLTCVEAAAEICGAKVDGAEIGSKELTFIPGETKPGVYLFDVARKRPSAGSVSLVLQAIYLPLALSGGRSEVIIRGGTHVPWSPPAHYLQQVFSPIALRFGLRLNIEILKWGFYPKGGGEIKAIIHPSKLTPVSILDRGALTRIRGFSACARLPISIAERQRKAAVRKLNGISDVEIETVSVRSKGPGTAVFLVAEFENSIAGFSSLGEKGKPAEKVGEEAAEELLIFLRSRSAFDPHLSDQMIPLMALAGEGSAITTSSITRHLMTNIWLVERLTDVRFEVRGKLGEPGRIKVIA; the protein is encoded by the coding sequence ATCATCACGATAGACGGCTCTTTCGGAGAAGGCGGAGGCCAGATATTGCGCACCGCCCTGGCACTATCAAGCCTTTTGGGTGTAGGGATAAGGATAGAAAAGATCAGAGCGAAGAGGAGGAACCCGGGGCTAGCCCCTCAACATCTCACCTGCGTCGAGGCCGCCGCGGAGATATGCGGAGCTAAGGTCGATGGGGCGGAAATCGGATCAAAGGAGCTCACTTTTATCCCCGGCGAAACCAAACCTGGGGTATACCTGTTTGATGTCGCACGGAAACGACCCAGCGCTGGATCTGTCTCACTTGTCCTCCAGGCTATATATCTACCACTTGCCCTTTCAGGTGGGAGAAGCGAGGTGATCATCCGAGGGGGAACACACGTGCCCTGGAGTCCCCCGGCTCATTACCTTCAACAGGTCTTTTCACCTATCGCCTTGAGGTTTGGGCTTAGGTTGAACATCGAGATTTTAAAATGGGGGTTTTATCCTAAGGGCGGCGGCGAGATAAAAGCCATTATACATCCCTCAAAGCTCACACCTGTTTCGATCTTGGATAGGGGAGCGCTTACCAGGATCAGAGGATTCTCGGCCTGCGCGAGACTTCCGATCTCAATCGCTGAAAGGCAGAGAAAAGCCGCCGTGAGAAAGCTAAATGGAATCTCAGACGTGGAAATTGAAACGGTCTCTGTGCGATCCAAGGGGCCGGGGACAGCCGTCTTTCTCGTCGCGGAGTTCGAGAACAGCATCGCCGGGTTCTCGTCCCTGGGTGAGAAAGGGAAACCGGCCGAGAAGGTCGGAGAAGAGGCAGCGGAGGAATTACTGATCTTCCTGAGGTCAAGATCCGCTTTCGATCCCCATTTGTCCGATCAGATGATACCTCTCATGGCTCTGGCGGGCGAAGGATCGGCCATCACCACATCATCGATAACCCGACATCTTATGACCAACATATG